In a genomic window of Pangasianodon hypophthalmus isolate fPanHyp1 chromosome 19, fPanHyp1.pri, whole genome shotgun sequence:
- the saysd1 gene encoding SAYSvFN domain-containing protein 1: MEQKLAEFRARRKAEKQPTKSENQAESCCCETPKAPTDSSTSTESHSNGQEENRDWLLDSAVGRWLGVQRLAFTNLTMLKVLLWLVLLGLFSELDFGLPFFLLSLFYWLYEGLRSPGARRPGELSAYSVFNPNCQPILGTLTAEQLEGEMGYRPLNSRVNT, from the exons aTGGAACAGAAGTTAGCAGAGTTCAGAGCTCGAAGGAAAGCCGAGAAGCAACCAACGAAAAGCGAAAATCAAGCTGAAAGTTGCTGCTGTGAGACTCCCAAAGCTCCGACTGACTCGAGCACGTCCACTGAGTCCCACAGCAATGGACAAGAG GAAAACAGAGACTGGTTGCTGGACAGCGCTGTTGGCCGCTGGCTCGGCGTGCAGCGTTTGGCTTTCACCAATCTGACCATGCTGAAGGTGTTACTGTGGCTTGTGTTGCTGGGTCTCTTCTCTGAGCTGGACTTTGGGCTGCCCTTCTTTCTCCTGTCTCTGTTTTACTGGCTTTATGAAGGTCTGCGGAGTCCAGGGGCGAGAAGGCCTGGTGAGCTGAGCGCCTATTCGGTGTTTAACCCCAACTGTCAGCCCATCCTGGGCACACTCACTGCAGAACAGCTGGAGGGAGAGATGGGTTACAGACCATTAAACAGCAGAGTGAATACATAA